From Sphingomonas hengshuiensis, one genomic window encodes:
- a CDS encoding TonB-dependent receptor, whose amino-acid sequence MRHALLLSAASLALALPAAARAADPDTTKPAAPATAAPSAPADAEPADQDRRKTGEEIVVTGILPQSEKDVLSGTTVLSGEDLTRNLRPSIGETLARQPGVSATSFGPSASRPILRGFQGERIRVLSDGIGSIDVSNTSVDHAVIIDPLLAERIEVVRGPSALLYGSSAVGGVVNVIDSRIPRAIPADGYRVNSIASYGSAANERSIGAAGDVAVGDKIVLHADGSYLKSGDLRIGGNVLSSSARAAALAAAAGPTTEDDPDFAASAALKDKLPNSAAKTWTAGFGAALITDTGNLGISYSHYDSLYGVPIRYATESGQEQEGPRLSVLQNRVDLRGEVETGGGFLDKIRVRAGYANYRHFELEEDGAVGTAFYNKGIESRLELLQASRGGWSGASGVQYFHRDFDVEGDEAFLPKNKTSQLGLFTLQQLDLGALRAEAGLRYERSDLEASPVDGDLRFFSGKRQFDAVSGSAGVSYALADGVRIGVNLSRTERAPSGEELFARGGHAGTQSWELGNPDFKLEKSWGLEGTLHIHQDRFSFDASAYYNWFSNYISDNQVDSSICQLAADPSEREVDLPCFQYQQADARYYGFEADASFKLAQVGQYAINIDALGDYVHATIVDVSPVPRIPPARVLGGIEAQSDRVSARAEVEHVFAQDRIAPFETTTDAYTMVNASIGFKPISGNDKVSLLLSANNLFDVEARRHTSFLKDFAPLAGRDLRATLRFGF is encoded by the coding sequence ATGCGTCATGCATTGCTTTTGAGCGCAGCGTCGCTCGCCCTCGCGCTTCCTGCGGCCGCCCGCGCCGCCGATCCCGACACCACCAAGCCCGCGGCGCCCGCCACCGCGGCACCCTCCGCTCCCGCCGACGCCGAGCCGGCGGATCAGGACCGGCGCAAGACCGGCGAGGAAATCGTCGTCACCGGCATCCTGCCGCAGAGCGAGAAGGACGTGCTTTCGGGCACCACGGTCCTCTCCGGCGAAGACCTGACCCGCAACCTGCGCCCCAGCATCGGCGAAACGCTCGCCCGCCAGCCCGGCGTCTCGGCCACGTCGTTCGGCCCCAGCGCCTCGCGCCCGATCCTGCGCGGCTTCCAGGGGGAGCGCATCCGCGTGCTCAGCGACGGGATCGGCTCGATCGACGTGTCGAACACCTCGGTCGACCATGCCGTGATCATCGACCCGCTGCTCGCCGAGCGCATCGAAGTGGTGCGCGGTCCGTCCGCGCTCCTCTATGGGTCGTCGGCCGTGGGCGGGGTCGTGAACGTGATCGACAGCCGCATCCCCCGCGCAATCCCGGCGGACGGCTATCGCGTCAATTCGATCGCGAGCTATGGCTCGGCGGCGAACGAGCGCTCGATCGGTGCCGCCGGCGACGTGGCCGTGGGCGACAAGATCGTTCTCCACGCCGATGGCTCGTACCTGAAGAGCGGCGACCTGCGCATCGGCGGCAATGTCCTGTCGTCCAGCGCCCGCGCCGCCGCGCTTGCCGCCGCCGCCGGCCCGACGACCGAGGACGATCCCGATTTCGCAGCGAGCGCCGCGCTCAAGGACAAGCTGCCCAATTCGGCGGCGAAGACCTGGACCGCGGGCTTCGGCGCCGCGCTGATCACCGACACCGGCAATCTGGGCATTTCGTACAGCCATTATGACAGCCTCTACGGCGTGCCGATCCGCTACGCGACCGAATCGGGCCAGGAACAGGAAGGGCCGCGGCTCAGCGTCCTCCAGAACCGCGTCGACCTGCGCGGCGAAGTCGAAACCGGCGGGGGCTTCCTCGACAAGATCCGCGTCCGCGCCGGCTATGCGAATTACCGGCATTTCGAGCTTGAGGAAGACGGCGCGGTCGGCACCGCCTTTTACAACAAGGGCATCGAAAGCCGGCTTGAACTGCTCCAGGCCAGCCGCGGCGGGTGGAGCGGCGCGTCGGGCGTCCAGTATTTCCATCGCGACTTCGACGTCGAGGGCGACGAGGCCTTCCTCCCCAAGAACAAGACGAGCCAGCTCGGCCTGTTCACGCTCCAGCAGCTCGATCTGGGCGCGCTGCGCGCTGAAGCCGGGCTGCGCTACGAGCGGAGCGATCTTGAGGCATCGCCGGTCGACGGCGACCTCCGCTTCTTCTCGGGCAAGCGTCAGTTCGACGCCGTCTCGGGATCGGCGGGCGTCTCCTATGCACTGGCAGACGGCGTGCGCATCGGCGTGAACCTGTCGCGCACCGAACGCGCCCCTTCGGGCGAGGAGCTGTTCGCGCGCGGCGGCCATGCCGGCACCCAGTCCTGGGAACTCGGCAACCCCGACTTCAAGCTCGAAAAGTCGTGGGGCCTCGAAGGCACGCTGCACATCCACCAGGATCGCTTCAGCTTCGATGCGTCGGCCTATTACAACTGGTTCTCCAACTACATCTCGGACAACCAAGTGGACAGCTCGATCTGCCAGCTCGCCGCCGATCCCAGCGAGCGTGAGGTCGACTTGCCCTGCTTCCAGTATCAGCAGGCCGATGCCCGCTATTACGGGTTCGAGGCCGACGCTTCGTTCAAGCTCGCGCAGGTTGGCCAATACGCGATCAACATCGATGCGCTGGGCGATTATGTCCATGCGACCATCGTCGATGTCAGCCCCGTCCCCCGCATCCCGCCTGCGCGCGTGCTGGGCGGGATCGAGGCGCAATCGGACCGCGTCAGCGCCCGCGCCGAAGTCGAGCATGTCTTCGCGCAGGACCGGATCGCCCCGTTCGAGACCACGACCGACGCCTATACGATGGTCAACGCCTCGATCGGGTTCAAGCCGATCTCGGGCAACGACAAGGTCTCGCTCCTGCTCAGCGCGAACAATCTGTTCGATGTCGAGGCACGCCGGCATACGAGCTTCCTGAAGGACTTCGCTCCGCTGGCCGGCCGCGATCTCCGCGCAACGCTGCGGTTCGGCTTCTAG
- a CDS encoding ArsR/SmtB family transcription factor: MVQHPSPALDLSFAALSDATRRGIIDQLGRGDASITVLADRFQMTLTGMKKHVQVLERAGLVVTQKVGRVRTCTLGTRGLAAEAAWIEAHRRLFEDRFSALDEILDELKQEEQDDSAR; this comes from the coding sequence ATGGTTCAGCATCCCTCCCCCGCCCTCGATCTCTCCTTCGCCGCCCTGTCCGATGCGACGCGGCGGGGGATCATTGATCAGCTTGGGCGGGGCGATGCCTCGATCACCGTGCTGGCCGACCGGTTTCAGATGACGCTGACCGGCATGAAGAAGCATGTTCAGGTGCTGGAGCGCGCGGGGCTCGTCGTCACGCAGAAGGTCGGGCGGGTGCGGACCTGCACGCTGGGCACGCGCGGCCTCGCGGCGGAGGCGGCGTGGATCGAGGCGCATCGGCGGCTGTTCGAGGACCGCTTTAGCGCATTGGATGAAATTCTGGACGAACTGAAACAGGAGGAACAGGATGACTCAGCAAGGTGA
- a CDS encoding 2-dehydro-3-deoxygalactonokinase, whose product MSYAVAGDWGTSNLRLYRIEKGVVVERATGPGIGNLGAPPEQVLRATLAPWRETGEPSAIRLCGMVGSRNGWVEIPYADCPADAAAWRRGAVHLALDAIPVTIGAGLACTRASGAADVMRGEETQIFGAMAIAPALAHGRHLVALPGTHSKWAQVEDGRVTGFQTFLTGELFALLRDHSTLTRASAEDGADTDEATGFATGLARIDAGGHLLGALFEARAAQLRSGVGGAWARGFLSGLVIGAEIAEIAPAATGEIALIGDPALVERYSQALAARSLTATAYTGDACSLAGLALLETP is encoded by the coding sequence ATGAGCTATGCCGTCGCGGGCGATTGGGGCACGAGCAACCTGCGGCTCTATCGGATCGAGAAGGGGGTGGTCGTCGAACGGGCGACCGGCCCCGGAATCGGAAATCTGGGCGCGCCCCCCGAACAGGTGCTGCGCGCGACGCTCGCGCCGTGGCGCGAAACCGGCGAACCAAGCGCGATCCGCCTGTGCGGCATGGTGGGTTCGCGCAACGGTTGGGTCGAGATACCCTATGCCGATTGCCCCGCGGATGCAGCGGCGTGGCGCCGGGGGGCCGTGCATCTCGCGCTCGACGCGATTCCCGTCACCATCGGTGCGGGGCTGGCCTGCACCCGCGCATCGGGTGCGGCGGACGTGATGCGCGGCGAGGAGACGCAGATATTCGGCGCGATGGCGATCGCCCCGGCGCTGGCGCACGGACGGCATCTCGTCGCGCTGCCCGGCACGCACAGCAAATGGGCGCAGGTCGAGGATGGCCGGGTGACCGGGTTCCAGACCTTCCTGACCGGCGAATTGTTTGCGCTGCTGCGCGACCATTCCACGCTGACCCGCGCCTCTGCCGAAGACGGTGCGGACACCGACGAGGCGACCGGCTTTGCCACCGGGCTCGCGCGGATCGACGCGGGCGGGCACCTGCTTGGTGCGCTGTTCGAGGCGCGTGCGGCGCAATTGCGCAGCGGCGTCGGAGGGGCCTGGGCGCGCGGTTTCCTCTCGGGCCTGGTGATTGGAGCCGAGATTGCCGAGATCGCGCCCGCTGCCACCGGCGAGATCGCGCTGATCGGCGATCCGGCGCTGGTCGAACGCTATTCCCAGGCGCTGGCCGCACGCAGCCTGACTGCCACCGCTTATACCGGCGATGCGTGTTCGCTCGCCGGCCTTGCCCTGCTGGAGACCCCATGA
- a CDS encoding FadR/GntR family transcriptional regulator, with protein sequence MIDPVPSQARTALGRNLTHGLLDVVGRAIVTGQYDGKRFPTEAELTVQHGVSRSVTREAVKMLTAKGLLSARPRQGTIVQPTSAWNLFDTDVLRWLLERKFTLPLLRSFSELRLAVEPVAAQLAARYATSAGKARIAAGFARMEAAERGDDDALDADIAFHIAILRACGNPFFAQFEELVGTALRTSIRFTNRFKGRSASLPAHKAVLEAIEAGDDTLAGAMMRSIIEEVMVLIRQAESEGAAADRDGLLHG encoded by the coding sequence ATGATCGATCCTGTCCCCAGCCAAGCGCGCACGGCGCTGGGCCGCAACCTCACACATGGCCTGCTCGACGTGGTCGGGCGCGCGATCGTCACGGGGCAATATGACGGCAAGCGCTTCCCGACCGAGGCGGAGCTCACCGTGCAGCATGGCGTCAGCCGGTCGGTGACGCGCGAGGCGGTCAAGATGCTGACGGCCAAGGGGCTGTTGTCCGCGCGCCCGCGCCAGGGGACGATCGTGCAGCCGACCTCGGCATGGAACCTGTTCGACACCGACGTGCTGCGCTGGCTGCTCGAACGCAAGTTCACGCTGCCGCTGCTGCGCAGTTTCAGCGAGCTGCGCCTCGCGGTGGAGCCCGTGGCGGCGCAACTCGCCGCGCGCTATGCCACCTCCGCGGGCAAGGCGCGGATCGCGGCGGGATTTGCGCGGATGGAGGCGGCCGAGCGCGGCGACGACGATGCGCTCGACGCCGACATCGCGTTCCACATCGCGATCCTCCGTGCCTGCGGCAACCCGTTCTTCGCCCAGTTCGAGGAACTGGTGGGCACCGCGCTGCGAACCTCGATCCGCTTCACCAACCGGTTCAAGGGGCGTAGCGCCAGCCTGCCCGCGCACAAGGCGGTGCTCGAGGCGATCGAGGCCGGCGACGACACGCTGGCGGGGGCGATGATGCGCTCGATCATCGAGGAGGTGATGGTCCTGATCCGTCAGGCCGAGAGCGAGGGCGCGGCGGCTGATCGCGACGGATTGCTGCACGGCTGA
- a CDS encoding SRPBCC family protein, with protein sequence MTQQGDTAAATPNRTSVERRGTRELVVTRVFDAPPALVYRAWSESDLFRRWWMPRSAVGVSLVACDLDMRTGGKYRLEFSAGGPDTMAFYGKYLEVVPNERIVWTNDEGEEGAVTTVTFAEQDGKTLLTFHEAYPTAEALEEALQGSAAALPEQLEQLDELLSATDA encoded by the coding sequence ATGACTCAGCAAGGTGACACTGCAGCGGCCACGCCCAACCGCACCTCGGTCGAGCGCAGGGGGACTCGCGAACTGGTCGTGACGCGGGTCTTCGATGCCCCGCCTGCGCTCGTGTACCGGGCGTGGAGCGAGTCCGACCTGTTCCGGCGCTGGTGGATGCCGCGATCGGCGGTGGGCGTGTCGCTCGTGGCGTGCGACCTCGACATGCGTACCGGCGGCAAATACCGGCTGGAATTCAGCGCGGGCGGGCCGGACACCATGGCCTTTTACGGCAAATATCTGGAGGTGGTGCCCAACGAGCGCATCGTCTGGACCAATGACGAGGGCGAGGAAGGCGCCGTCACCACCGTCACCTTTGCCGAGCAGGACGGCAAGACGCTGCTGACCTTCCACGAAGCCTATCCGACCGCCGAGGCGCTGGAGGAAGCGCTACAGGGATCGGCCGCCGCGCTGCCCGAACAGCTCGAGCAGCTCGACGAACTGCTCTCCGCCACCGACGCATGA
- a CDS encoding PadR family transcriptional regulator has protein sequence MRFHHRQHGRHERRECGPGPRGFGGGFGRGGWGRPEGGGGPRGRRMFDGGELRLLLLKLIGEQPRHGYDLIREIEERSGGGYAPSPGVVYPTLTLLDEMDLIAETRTEGAKKQFAITEAGTAHLAENAAVVAALFARLAELGSQQARTSGGPIRRAMGNLRTVLQERLGDPEVGADTLHEVAAILDEAARKIERL, from the coding sequence ATGCGTTTTCATCATCGCCAACATGGCCGCCACGAGCGGCGCGAATGCGGTCCCGGACCGCGCGGCTTTGGCGGCGGCTTCGGTCGCGGCGGCTGGGGTCGGCCCGAGGGCGGCGGCGGTCCGCGCGGGCGGCGGATGTTCGACGGGGGCGAACTGCGCCTCCTCCTGCTCAAGCTGATCGGCGAGCAGCCGCGCCACGGATACGACCTGATCCGCGAGATCGAGGAACGGTCGGGCGGCGGCTATGCGCCCAGCCCCGGCGTGGTCTATCCGACGCTGACGCTGCTCGACGAGATGGACCTGATCGCCGAGACCAGGACCGAGGGCGCGAAGAAGCAGTTCGCGATCACCGAGGCGGGCACCGCGCACCTCGCCGAAAATGCCGCAGTGGTCGCCGCGCTGTTCGCCCGGCTCGCGGAACTGGGCAGCCAGCAGGCGCGTACCAGCGGCGGGCCGATCCGGCGCGCGATGGGCAATCTGCGCACGGTGCTCCAGGAGCGGCTGGGCGATCCCGAGGTCGGGGCCGACACGCTCCACGAAGTCGCCGCGATCCTCGACGAAGCGGCGCGGAAGATCGAGCGGCTGTAA
- a CDS encoding replication-associated recombination protein A: protein MPDLFAAHEQPTVAADPPAGAPLADRLRPRRLDEVVGQEHLTGPEGAIGRMVAAGKLSSIILWGPPGTGKTTIARLLADAVGLRFVAISAVFSGVADLKKVFAEAREHARIGRKTLLFVDEIHRFNRSQQDGFLPFVEDGTVTLVGATTENPSFELNAALLSRTQVLILHRLGHPALCKLLDRGEALEGRPLPLTPEARDALVASADGDGRFLLNQAETLFSVTFEKPLDPAALGDFLQRRVAVYDKDREGHYNLISALHKSIRGSDPQAALYYLARMLTAGEEPLYVLRRLTRAAVEDIGLADPQALVQCIAAKDTYEFLGSPEGELAIAQACLYLATAPKSNAAYAAQKAAWRSARETGSLMPPQNILNAPTKLMKQIGYGKGYTYDHDAEDGFSGDNYWPDELPPQTFYTPTDRGMEKRISERMAWWDSMREAKRDD from the coding sequence ATGCCCGATCTCTTCGCCGCCCATGAACAGCCGACCGTCGCCGCCGATCCCCCCGCCGGCGCCCCCCTCGCCGATCGCCTCCGCCCGCGCCGGCTGGACGAGGTCGTCGGGCAGGAGCATCTGACCGGGCCGGAGGGCGCGATCGGGCGGATGGTCGCGGCGGGAAAGCTCAGCTCGATCATCCTGTGGGGCCCGCCCGGCACCGGCAAGACCACGATCGCCCGCCTGCTCGCGGACGCGGTCGGGCTGCGCTTCGTCGCGATCTCGGCGGTGTTCTCGGGCGTGGCGGACCTGAAGAAGGTCTTCGCCGAGGCGCGCGAGCACGCCCGGATCGGCCGCAAGACGCTGCTCTTCGTCGACGAGATCCACCGCTTCAATCGCTCGCAACAGGACGGATTCCTGCCGTTCGTCGAGGACGGCACCGTCACGCTGGTCGGCGCGACGACCGAGAACCCGAGCTTCGAGCTCAACGCCGCGTTGCTCAGCCGCACGCAGGTGCTGATCCTCCACCGGCTCGGCCACCCCGCGCTGTGCAAGCTGCTCGATCGCGGCGAGGCGCTGGAGGGCCGCCCCCTCCCCCTGACGCCCGAGGCGCGCGACGCGCTGGTCGCCAGCGCCGATGGCGATGGCCGCTTCCTGCTCAACCAGGCCGAAACTTTGTTCTCGGTAACGTTCGAAAAGCCGCTCGATCCCGCCGCGCTCGGCGATTTCCTCCAGCGCCGCGTGGCGGTGTACGACAAGGATCGCGAGGGGCATTACAACCTGATTTCCGCGCTCCACAAATCGATCCGCGGCAGCGATCCCCAGGCCGCGCTCTATTATCTCGCGCGGATGCTGACCGCGGGCGAGGAGCCGCTCTACGTCCTGCGCCGCCTCACCCGTGCGGCGGTCGAGGATATCGGCCTCGCCGACCCCCAGGCGCTGGTCCAGTGCATCGCAGCCAAGGACACTTATGAATTCCTCGGCTCGCCCGAGGGCGAACTGGCGATCGCCCAGGCGTGCCTCTATCTCGCCACCGCGCCCAAATCGAACGCCGCCTATGCCGCGCAGAAAGCGGCGTGGCGCTCGGCGCGCGAAACCGGATCGCTGATGCCGCCGCAGAACATCCTGAATGCCCCGACCAAGCTTATGAAACAGATCGGCTATGGCAAGGGCTACACCTATGACCACGACGCCGAGGACGGCTTCTCGGGCGACAATTACTGGCCCGACGAGTTGCCGCCCCAGACCTTCTACACCCCCACCGATCGCGGCATGGAAAAACGCATTTCGGAGCGGATGGCGTGGTGGGACTCGATGCGCGAGGCTAAACGCGATGACTGA
- a CDS encoding family 43 glycosylhydrolase — translation MRRVAAAFVLAVSTLVLTGADAPAGQGNPQFEGADPHAVVIDRELWVFPTGGPGGSWAADRFGAFSSRDLRDWRPRGVLIRRDQIGWIGDDGAKEHFLWAPAVATRAGKWYLYYSVGPQNPTPSRIGVAIADRPEGPYRDSGRPLVTGGNGFEAIDPMVFVDPKSKRIYMYAGGSAGAKLRVWELKTSMTEIAREVPVAQPPRFTEGAFMHERGGRYYLSYSHGRWNGPDYSVHYATSASPVGPWRYRGMILSSDAKHQGPGHHSFVRGPDGNWLIVYHRWERPAGPAPFKGERQIAIDRVHYTRNGDIAPVRMTDGKDAPVWPAGRR, via the coding sequence ATGCGCCGGGTTGCTGCGGCCTTCGTCCTTGCGGTCTCCACCCTCGTCCTCACCGGTGCCGATGCACCGGCGGGGCAGGGCAATCCGCAATTCGAGGGCGCCGATCCGCACGCCGTCGTCATCGACCGCGAACTATGGGTGTTCCCGACCGGGGGGCCGGGGGGCAGTTGGGCAGCCGACCGCTTTGGCGCGTTCTCGTCGCGCGACCTGCGCGACTGGCGCCCGCGCGGGGTGCTGATCCGGCGCGACCAGATCGGCTGGATCGGCGACGACGGCGCCAAGGAGCATTTCCTGTGGGCACCCGCCGTCGCGACGCGCGCGGGCAAATGGTATCTCTATTACTCGGTGGGACCGCAGAATCCGACGCCCAGCCGGATCGGCGTTGCCATCGCCGATCGACCGGAGGGGCCCTATCGCGATAGCGGGCGTCCGCTGGTGACCGGCGGCAACGGGTTCGAGGCGATCGACCCGATGGTCTTTGTCGATCCGAAGTCGAAGCGCATCTATATGTATGCAGGCGGCAGCGCCGGGGCGAAGCTGCGCGTGTGGGAACTCAAGACCAGCATGACCGAGATCGCGCGCGAGGTGCCTGTCGCGCAGCCGCCGCGCTTCACCGAGGGCGCGTTCATGCACGAGCGCGGCGGACGCTATTACCTGTCCTATAGCCATGGGCGCTGGAACGGGCCGGACTATTCGGTGCATTACGCGACCTCCGCGTCGCCGGTAGGGCCCTGGCGCTATCGCGGCATGATCCTCAGCAGCGACGCAAAGCACCAGGGACCGGGGCATCACAGCTTCGTTCGGGGACCGGATGGCAACTGGCTGATCGTCTATCACCGTTGGGAACGCCCCGCGGGGCCGGCGCCGTTCAAGGGCGAGCGGCAGATCGCGATCGACCGGGTACACTATACGCGCAACGGCGATATCGCGCCGGTGCGGATGACCGATGGCAAGGACGCGCCCGTGTGGCCAGCGGGGCGCCGATAG
- a CDS encoding AraC family transcriptional regulator, with protein MMPILNAIDGFEWIDPDDVPRPIVAFGAQMSDADGFELEPHRHRKGQMLLVQRGALSCEVEGGLWIVPPRSAIWIPGGALHAIRASGALEGYDAFVDSDAAARLPRACCAVAVTPLLRELLARAAHLPYFYEDEGANARLVAVLLDELAIAPVEDLHLPMPSDPRLRKVVDQMMASPADRGSLKIWAHRAGMGERTLERLIHRQTGMSFGRWRQQLGVVLAVKWLAGGASIQQVAGELGYESVPSFVTMFRKALGTSPGRYMAERHSG; from the coding sequence ATGATGCCGATCCTGAACGCTATCGATGGTTTCGAGTGGATCGACCCCGACGATGTCCCCCGGCCGATCGTCGCCTTTGGTGCCCAAATGTCCGATGCGGACGGCTTCGAACTCGAACCGCATCGGCATCGCAAGGGCCAGATGCTGCTCGTCCAGCGCGGCGCGCTCAGTTGCGAGGTCGAAGGCGGGCTGTGGATCGTGCCGCCGCGCAGCGCGATCTGGATCCCCGGGGGCGCGCTGCACGCCATTCGCGCGTCGGGTGCGCTGGAAGGCTATGACGCCTTTGTCGATTCCGATGCCGCCGCGCGCCTGCCGCGTGCCTGTTGCGCGGTGGCGGTGACCCCGCTGCTGCGCGAACTTCTGGCGCGGGCTGCGCATCTGCCGTATTTCTATGAGGACGAAGGCGCAAATGCGCGACTGGTGGCGGTGCTTCTCGATGAACTGGCGATAGCGCCGGTCGAGGATCTCCATCTCCCGATGCCAAGCGATCCGCGCCTGCGCAAAGTCGTCGACCAGATGATGGCCTCGCCCGCAGATCGGGGAAGCCTGAAGATCTGGGCGCACCGTGCCGGCATGGGCGAACGGACGCTGGAGCGGCTAATCCATCGACAGACCGGGATGAGCTTCGGCCGCTGGCGCCAGCAACTCGGCGTCGTGCTTGCCGTCAAATGGCTCGCGGGCGGCGCCTCGATCCAGCAGGTCGCCGGGGAACTCGGATATGAAAGCGTCCCCAGCTTCGTGACGATGTTTCGAAAGGCGCTCGGCACCTCGCCGGGACGGTATATGGCGGAACGTCACTCGGGCTGA
- a CDS encoding 2-dehydro-3-deoxy-6-phosphogalactonate aldolase — MTIDDLLASGTAPIVAILRGIAPGEVLAIGEALVEAGIRLIEVPFNSPEPTTSIRLLQDRLGDRAAIGGGTVLDVAAVDALAATGGTIMVTPNTDPAVIARGVACGLEPMPGFVTPSEAFQAIAAGARRLKLFPAVALGPAYLKAVREVLPKHVRVWAVGGTGAHNFAEWLAAGVEGIGVGGALYKPGDSAAVVRERALALVAAWQAARTA; from the coding sequence ATGACCATCGACGACCTGCTCGCATCGGGCACCGCGCCCATCGTCGCCATCCTGCGCGGCATAGCGCCCGGCGAGGTCCTGGCGATCGGCGAGGCGCTGGTCGAGGCCGGCATCCGGCTGATCGAAGTACCGTTCAACTCGCCCGAGCCGACGACCAGCATTCGCCTGCTCCAGGACAGGCTGGGCGATCGTGCGGCGATCGGTGGCGGGACGGTGCTCGACGTCGCCGCGGTGGACGCACTGGCGGCGACCGGCGGCACGATCATGGTCACGCCCAATACCGATCCCGCAGTGATCGCCCGCGGGGTGGCATGCGGGCTGGAGCCCATGCCGGGATTCGTCACCCCCAGCGAGGCGTTCCAGGCGATTGCCGCGGGCGCGCGGCGGCTGAAGCTGTTTCCCGCAGTCGCGCTTGGACCCGCCTATCTGAAGGCGGTGCGCGAAGTGCTGCCCAAGCATGTCCGCGTCTGGGCGGTCGGCGGCACGGGAGCGCATAATTTTGCCGAATGGCTGGCGGCGGGTGTCGAGGGGATCGGTGTGGGCGGCGCGCTGTACAAGCCGGGCGATTCCGCCGCCGTGGTGCGCGAGCGGGCGCTTGCGCTCGTCGCTGCATGGCAGGCGGCGCGGACCGCGTGA
- a CDS encoding DUF2218 domain-containing protein, with protein MTVTTKSASALVPTESASKYLQQLCKHWSHNLQVEFTPENGTVIFPKDARGMAFPGDAVVTFNVAETGLDVRIDASSDEQLEGLKGAVARHLDRFAFREAPLGFDWR; from the coding sequence ATGACCGTAACGACCAAAAGCGCGTCGGCGCTGGTGCCGACCGAAAGCGCGAGCAAATATCTCCAGCAGCTGTGCAAGCATTGGAGCCATAACCTCCAGGTGGAATTCACCCCCGAAAACGGCACGGTGATCTTCCCAAAGGACGCGCGCGGCATGGCGTTCCCCGGCGACGCCGTGGTGACGTTCAACGTCGCCGAAACGGGGCTGGACGTGCGGATCGACGCGTCGTCCGACGAACAGCTCGAAGGGCTGAAGGGCGCGGTGGCGCGCCACCTCGACCGGTTCGCGTTTCGCGAGGCGCCGTTGGGGTTCGACTGGCGATAG